The sequence AGTCGAGCCTGATACAAAAAGCGTTATTGAAGCAGAGTTTAAAAAGTTGGTGTGATGGTTGCGGGAGGTGGATTTGAACCACCGACCTTTGGGTTATGAGCCCAACGAGCTACCGGACTGCTCTATCCCGCGTCACAAGGGGGAGTGGTTGGAGTAGAAGGATTCGAACCTCCGAATGGCAGGACCAAAACCTGCTGCCTTACCACTTGGCGATACTCCAACGAAAAAGTGCCATTATAGCTTGTTTCTTTATAAAGGTCAAGCCCCCTAGCACTTGGGGATATGTACGTGTGTGGCTAGCCCACCTAGTGAAGTTTCTTTGTACTTAGAATCTAATGCCTTGCCGACCTCGTACATGGTAGAGATCACATCATCAAGGCTCACTTTGGCTTGGTAGCCATCTTCTAGGGCGAGTCTTGCCGAAGAAATCGCCTTGATCGTCCCCACCACATTGCGCTCAATGCAAGGGATTTGCACCAAGCCGCCCACCGGATCGCAGGTTAAGCCCAAATGATGCTCCATGGCAATCTCGGCTGCGCTTAAGACTTGACGCACATTGCCCCCCATCACAAAGGCAAAGCCCGCCGCCGCCATAGAAGAAGCTGTCCCCACTTCGGCTTGACAGCCCGCCTCCGCCCCGCTCAAAGACGCGTTCTTTTTGTATAAATACCCCACCGCCGCACAAGTGAGCAAGAAATCCACGATTTGCTCGGTTTCTAAAGGCTTGATGTGGTGGTGGCAATACAGTAGCACCGCTGGCACCACCCCACACGCCCCATTGGTGGGGGCGGTCACCACTTTATGCCCGCAGGCGTTTTCTTCACTAACAGCCCTAGCATAAAGCGTGGCGTAATCGACCATTGCCAGCGGGTCGGCTTGGCTTGGATGTTTGTTTAAACGGGTATAGACTTTAGGGGCTAGGCGTGCCATGCCAATGTAGCCGGGCAGTTGCTTTTCTTGCGAAGACACCCCATTTTTATAGCACTCTAACATCGCCTTATAAATTTCTAGGCAGTAGGTGCGGGCGTAATTCTGCCCAAATAGCGCGCTCTCGTGCATGTCCACAATGCCCGCAATGTGGGTGCGGTGTTTTTCGCACAATTCCATCAATTCTTTGGCACTGGAAAAATCAAAGGCGTTGTGTTTGGGTTTTGTGGAATTGGTTGTTTTGTGTTTTAGCTCTTCTTCTGTGTAGATGAATCCGCCGCCCGTAGAGTAATAAATCTCCTTTAGCAATAAATCCTGTTTGCTATTGAAGGCGCACACCTCCATGCCATTTTCGTGTAGACTCAAGGCTTCGGATTCAAAGAGAATGTCCTCTTCAAGATTAAAAGAGATGTTTTTTGTTTTAGCTAGGTGCAAGGTGTGCTCTTGGATCGCTTTTTGTAAAATCTCTTGCCTTTGGGACACGCTCACCTCTTTAGCGCACACTCCGCTAAGACCCACCACGCAGGCTAAGTCTGTCAAATGCCCCTTGCCGGTTAAGGCGAGTGAGCCGTGTAAGATCACCTGCACCCTAGCCACTTGCTCAAGAACTTGTTGTTCTTGCAAAAGTTTGCAAAAGCGCACGCAAGCGTCCATAGGGCCTATGGTGTGCGAAGAACTAGGACCGATGCCTATTTTAAAAATGGCAGTGATGGATTGGCTGTAAATTTCTTGTTGTGTCATGGTTACCTCATTTAACAATATTGATAATGGCGTTTAAGACGGTGAGCACACCCGTTGCAAAGATAAACCCATCGGCAATCGGGCTTCTAAAGTCTTTCATAGAAGGCAGGGCATACATCGCCACAATGGGTAAAATAAAGGTAATAGTAGCTAGGGCAGGCCCGCCCAAATCCTCAATGAAACTTAAAATGCTGGGGTTGTAGTAGGCGACAGCAATGATGCTGATCCAAAAAAATATGGTGGTCCACACATCGATGCGGCGGTGGTGGTGGGTGTTGAGTTTATCTTTAGTGAATATTTGCACAATCAAGCCCTTTAAACCCTCTTTTGCTCCGTAGTAATGCCCAAAAAAAGAAGTGGTGATCGCTAAGAATGCCACAACCGGGCCGGCATAACCAATAAAGGGGTTGTGTAGGGTGTTGGCAAAGTAGCTCAAAATGGGGATGTTTTGCGCTCTAGCTTTGGCAAAATCTGTAGGGTCTAAACATAAAATGCAAGAGAAGACAAAAAATATTACAAAGAAGAGTAAAAAGGAAGTGTTCAATAATTCAATTTGGTTAGTCTTATAGTGTTTAAGTTCCCCGTAGCGTTTTTCCACGGCTTGGGCAAAAGTCGATATGATCGCGCTGTGGTTAAACGAGAACACCAACACAGGCAGAGTGAACCACAACGCCGCAAAAAACCCTTTAAAACTCGGAATTTCTGTGAGCATCGCCGTTTTCCAATAAGGGATCAAATACAAAGAAAATATTAATAAAATCAACGCCAAAGGATAAACAAGGGCGTTAGCGACCCGGGTAACAATCTTGGTATTGAAAAGCATCACAAAAATCATGCCCGTGATCATGTGTTCGGCTAGAAAGAAGCGGTTATTTTCAAAGTAGTGCAAACCTAGTTGGTTAGCAAAGAAAGATTCAACCGTGTTTGTAATCCCCACACCATAGGCAAGACAAATAGGGTAAAGGGCAAAGAAATACATTAGGGTGATTAAAAATCCAACCTTTTTACCCAAGCGGGTGGCGGCGTGGGTGATGTCTTGGTTGCCTATGGCATTGACAAAGCGCGCTAAAGCCCTATGGCTAAGCCATGTCATGGGAAAACTCAAAACTGCCATAAGCACCACAGGCCAAAATCCATGTTCGCCCGCTTGGATCGGTAAAAATAAAATCCCTGCCCCAACAGCCGTGCCAAAGAGCGACCACATCCAACGGATGTCAAAGAGATTTAACCTTTTATCCGCTTGCGCCATTTAAACCCTTGTACCTTTAAAGTCAAAGGCTGTATTGTAACAAAATTAAGACAATAGGCCACCAGTTCTAGCCACGCAAGGCGATT is a genomic window of Helicobacter sp. NHP19-012 containing:
- a CDS encoding aromatic amino acid transport family protein, which codes for MAQADKRLNLFDIRWMWSLFGTAVGAGILFLPIQAGEHGFWPVVLMAVLSFPMTWLSHRALARFVNAIGNQDITHAATRLGKKVGFLITLMYFFALYPICLAYGVGITNTVESFFANQLGLHYFENNRFFLAEHMITGMIFVMLFNTKIVTRVANALVYPLALILLIFSLYLIPYWKTAMLTEIPSFKGFFAALWFTLPVLVFSFNHSAIISTFAQAVEKRYGELKHYKTNQIELLNTSFLLFFVIFFVFSCILCLDPTDFAKARAQNIPILSYFANTLHNPFIGYAGPVVAFLAITTSFFGHYYGAKEGLKGLIVQIFTKDKLNTHHHRRIDVWTTIFFWISIIAVAYYNPSILSFIEDLGGPALATITFILPIVAMYALPSMKDFRSPIADGFIFATGVLTVLNAIINIVK
- a CDS encoding L-serine ammonia-lyase, producing MYSQSITAIFKIGIGPSSSHTIGPMDACVRFCKLLQEQQVLEQVARVQVILHGSLALTGKGHLTDLACVVGLSGVCAKEVSVSQRQEILQKAIQEHTLHLAKTKNISFNLEEDILFESEALSLHENGMEVCAFNSKQDLLLKEIYYSTGGGFIYTEEELKHKTTNSTKPKHNAFDFSSAKELMELCEKHRTHIAGIVDMHESALFGQNYARTYCLEIYKAMLECYKNGVSSQEKQLPGYIGMARLAPKVYTRLNKHPSQADPLAMVDYATLYARAVSEENACGHKVVTAPTNGACGVVPAVLLYCHHHIKPLETEQIVDFLLTCAAVGYLYKKNASLSGAEAGCQAEVGTASSMAAAGFAFVMGGNVRQVLSAAEIAMEHHLGLTCDPVGGLVQIPCIERNVVGTIKAISSARLALEDGYQAKVSLDDVISTMYEVGKALDSKYKETSLGGLATHVHIPKC